A window from Anaerolineae bacterium encodes these proteins:
- a CDS encoding glycosyltransferase translates to MDLLTSVLFWLVGLFLLWRVPTIAGRRTVSATDLETCYRVSVVIPARNEALRVPTLLRSLQQQALIPHEVIVVDDDSSDDTAAVARALGATVIGAGERPPGWLGKPWACWRGAQQATGNVLLFLDADTWLEPQALADLLSAYRARGGMVSVQPYHVTYRAYEQLSLFFNIVLMVGVNAFTPLGHRLSPTGAFGPCILCSREDYLSVGGHAAARGEILEDIILARRFSERGCPISSYGGRGSVSFRMYSDGFASMISGWSKGFAQGSTYIRPSFLLLSIAWVSGCFGAFVRPLMHLPFEGTQQVLAHAAVYLLYAAQVLWMARRIGRFQPWAGLLFPLPLAFFGLIMLRSLVLRYVLRRAVWKDRVIQLGGGG, encoded by the coding sequence TTGGACCTCCTGACTTCGGTGCTCTTCTGGTTAGTAGGGCTGTTTCTCCTGTGGCGTGTCCCCACCATCGCGGGCCGACGGACGGTGTCGGCAACCGACCTCGAGACGTGCTACCGTGTCTCCGTGGTCATACCGGCGCGCAACGAGGCCCTCCGCGTCCCCACGCTCCTGCGTTCTCTGCAGCAGCAGGCTCTGATTCCCCATGAAGTCATAGTGGTGGATGACGACTCCAGCGACGACACGGCCGCTGTGGCTCGCGCTCTCGGTGCAACCGTCATCGGAGCGGGCGAGCGGCCTCCGGGCTGGCTGGGAAAGCCCTGGGCCTGCTGGCGCGGAGCGCAGCAGGCCACCGGGAACGTGCTACTCTTTCTCGACGCCGATACCTGGCTGGAACCTCAGGCGTTGGCGGATCTACTGAGCGCCTACCGGGCGCGAGGGGGCATGGTCTCAGTACAGCCCTATCACGTGACTTACAGGGCGTACGAGCAACTCTCGCTGTTCTTCAACATTGTCCTCATGGTCGGGGTGAACGCATTCACCCCGCTTGGGCACCGGCTCTCGCCGACAGGCGCGTTCGGGCCCTGCATCCTCTGCAGCCGGGAGGACTACCTCAGCGTCGGCGGGCACGCAGCCGCCAGAGGAGAGATTCTGGAAGACATCATCCTGGCGCGCCGGTTCTCGGAGCGAGGCTGCCCGATCAGTTCCTACGGCGGACGGGGCAGCGTCTCTTTTCGCATGTACTCGGACGGCTTTGCCTCCATGATAAGCGGGTGGAGCAAGGGATTCGCTCAGGGCTCGACGTACATCCGTCCGTCCTTCCTGCTGCTTTCCATCGCCTGGGTCTCGGGATGCTTCGGGGCTTTCGTCAGGCCACTGATGCATCTGCCCTTCGAGGGGACACAGCAGGTGCTGGCCCACGCGGCAGTATACCTGCTCTACGCTGCGCAGGTGCTGTGGATGGCTCGCCGGATCGGGCGCTTCCAGCCATGGGCAGGACTGCTGTTTCCCCTACCGCTGGCATTCTTTGGGCTGATCATGCTGAGATCCCTGGTGCTCAGGTACGTGCTCCGGCGAGCGGTATGGAAGGACCGGGTGATCCAGCTCGGCGGTGGAGGCTGA